One genomic window of Fusarium verticillioides 7600 chromosome 2, whole genome shotgun sequence includes the following:
- a CDS encoding guanine nucleotide-binding protein alpha-3 subunit (At least one base has a quality score < 10) → MGACMSSSNEEADQKKKSQAIDKILEEDSKRLRKECKILLLGSGESGKSTIVKQMKIIHLKGYSEDELFNYRPTVFKNLVECAKAVIMAMQQFDIEPQNEENKAHAEFLLEYQAESGPQAQIDPKVGAAVQALWNDPAKDLLMEHQTEFYLMDSAEYFFQEAMRIVSSDYLPNEMDVLRARTKTTGIYETRFQMGQLSIHMFDVGGQRSERKKWIHCFENVTSIIFCVALSEYDQVLLEESSQNRMMESLLLFDSVVNSRWFMRTSIILFLNKVDIFKQKLSRSPLGNYFPDYSGGNDVNKAAKYLLWRFNQVNRAHLNLYPHLTQATDTSNIRLVFAAVKETILNNALKDSGIL, encoded by the exons ATGGGCGCATGCATGAGCTCGAGCAATGAGGAGGCggatcagaagaagaagagtcagGCCATTGATAAAATTCTGGAGGAAGACTCGAAACGATTACGGAAAGAATGCAAGATTTTACTGCTAG GTTCTGGTGAGAGTGGCAAGTCGACGATTGTCAAACAGATGAAAATCATCCATCTTAAAGGATACTCGGAAGATGAGCTATTCAACTACCGGCCAACTGTCTTCAAAAATCTTGTGGAGTGCGCCAAGGCAGTTATTATGGCCATGCAACAATTCGACATCGAGCCTCAAAACGAAGAGAACAAGGCACATGCGGAGTTCCTATTAGAATACCAAGCCGAGTCTGGCCCTCAAGCGCAAATCGATCCGAAAGTGGGCGCGGCGGTACAAGCTCTGTGGAACGATCCAGCGAAAGATCTTCTCATGGAACATCAGACGGAGTTCTACCTCATGGATTCCGCCGAATA TTTCTTCCAGGAAGCGATGCGAATAGTATCATCAGACTATTTACCGAATGAAATGGATGTGCTCCGAGCGCGAACGAAGACAACAGGTATCTATGAAACGAGATTCCAAATGGGGCAACTAAGCATTCA TATGTTCGATGTTGGCGGTCAACgaagtgagagaaagaagtggATACACTGCTTCGAGAATGTCACATCAATCATCTTTTGTGTGGCTTTAAGCGAATATGATCAAGTCCTACTCGAGGAGAGCAGTCAG AACCGGATGATGGAGAGTTTACTCCTTTTTGACTCGGTGGTCAACTCACGGTGGTTCATGCGTACTAGCATCATACTGTTCCTCAACAAGGTTGACATTTTCAAACAAAAGCTGAGCAGGTCTCCGCTAGGCAACTACTTTCCCGATTACTCGGGTGGTAACGATGTCAATAAAGCAGCCAAGTATCTACTCTGGCGATTCAACCAGGTCAATCGGGCACATCTAAACCTGTATCCCCA CTTGACGCAAGCGACAGATACGTCAAACATTCGACTCGTTTTCGCAGCAGTCAAAGAGACTATCTTGAATAACGCACTTAAGGACTCGGGCATTCTTTGA
- a CDS encoding starch phosphorylase, with product MPQHRKALSLFSRPSISFPALTTRLTSLWIEAMASEQQRLPTRERRPSTSAPIVDIQGAVGPAGISRPKHTRTATGFGPSEIKSFEASIPEPQREAWKRNQSSGFTGKDGFEKEVVRHVETTLARSVFNCDEHAAYSATSLAFRDRLILDWNRTQQRQTYRDSKRVYYFSLEFLMGRALDNAMLNVGQKDTAKAGLAELGFRIEDIITQENDAALGNGGLGRLAACFLDSLASLNYPAWGYGLRYRYGIFKQEIVDGYQVEVPDYWLDFNPWEFPRHDVTVDIQFFGNVRKTTDENGKSVALWEGGEIVQAVAYDVPIPGYDTPTTNNLRLWSSKASGGEFDFQKFNNGDYESSVADQQRAETISAVLYPNDNLERGKELRLKQQYFWVAASLYDIVRRFKKSNRPWKEFPDQVAIQLNDTHPTLAIVELQRILIDIEHLEWDLAWEIVVNTFGYTNHTVLPEALEKWPVGLIQHLLPRHLQIIYDINLFFLQKVEKAFPNDRDILRRVSIIEESQTKMVRMAYLAIVGSHKVNGVAELHSDLIKTTIFKDFVEIYGPDKFTNVTNGITPRRWLHQANPRLSELIASKVGGNGFLKDLTTLNQLEKYADDKEFRKEWSEIKYANKVRLAKLIKSAVGVTVNPAALFDVQVKRIHEYKRQQLNIFGVIHRYLHLKSLSPEERKKVVPRVSIFGGKAAPGYWMAKQIIHLVNAVGSVVNNDEDIGDLLKVIFLPDYNVSKAEIITPASDLSEHISTAGTEASGTSNMKFVLNGGLIIGTCDGANIEITREIGENNIFLFGNLAEDVEDLRHSHQYGSHEIDPDLQKVFTEIEKGTFGSVHDFSALVAAVRDHGDYYLVSDDFHSYNETHKLVDEAYQNQEEWIKKSITSVSRMGFFSSDRCIDEYAESIWNAEPLVVHD from the exons ATGCCCCAGCACCGAAAGGCcttatctctcttctctcgtcCCTCAATTTCCTTCCCAGCTCTCACCACTCGACTAACTAGCCTGTGGATAGAAGCGATGGCGTCTGAACAGCAACGTTTGCCCACCCGTGAGAGGCgcccctccacctccgccCCGATTGTAGACATTCAGGGTGCAGTCGGCCCCGCAGGCATCTCCCGCCCAAAACACACCCGAACTGCCACTGGTTTCGGTCCCAGTGAGATCAAGAGCTTTGAAG cctcgatTCCCGAACCTCAGCGTGAAGCATGGAAGCGCAACCAGTCTAGTGGCTTTACTGGCAAAGACGGCTTCGAGAAAGAGGTTGTCCGCCACGTCGAGACCACTCTTGCCCGCTCTGTCTTCAACTGCGATGAACATGCTGCCTACTCTGCTACCAGTCTGGCTTTCCGTGATCGCCTGATCCTTGATTGGAACAGAACTCAACAGAGACAGACTTATCGCGACTCCAAGCGCGTGTACTACTTCAGTCTCGAGTTCTTGATGGGCCGTGCTCTTGACAATGCTATGCTCAACGTGGGTCAGAAGGATACTGCAAAGG CCGGtcttgctgagcttggcTTCCGAATCGAGGACATCATCACACAAGAGAATGATGCTGCGCTGGGTAACGGCGGTCTTGGCCGACTCGCAGCCTGTTTCCTCGACAGTCTGGCCTCCCTCAACTACCCCGCTTGGGGTTACGGTCTCCGATATCGATATGGCATTTTCAAGCAGGAAATTGTCGACGGATACCAAGTCGAGGTGCCTGATTACTGGCTTGACTTCAACCCCTGGGAGTTCCCACGACACGACGTGACTGTTGAT ATTCAATTCTTTGGAAATGTTAGAAAGACCactgatgagaatggcaagtCCGTTGCTCTTTGGGAGGGTGGTGAGATCGTTCAGGCCGTTGCCTACGATGTTCCCATCCCCGGCTACGACACACCCACAACAAACAATTTGAGACTGTGGTCCAGCAAAGCTTCTGGAGGAGAGTTTGACTTCCAGAAGTTCAACAATGGTGATTACGAGAGTTCAGTTGCCGATCAACAACGAGCTGAGACCATCAGCGCTGTTTTGTACCCCAACGACAATTTGGAGCGTGGAAAAGAACTTCGGCTGAAGCAGCAGTACTTTTGGGTTGCTGCCTCGTTGTACGATATCGTTCGCCGTTTCAAAAAGTCTAACCGCCCTTGGAAGGAGTTTCCCGATCAGGTGGCTATCCAGCTCAACGATACCCACCCTACATTGGCCATCGTGGAGTTGCAGCGAATTCTCATTGACATTGAGCACCTTGAATGGGACCTGGCATGGGAAATTGTCGTGAACACC TTTGGCTACACCAATCATACTGTGCTGCCCGAAGCCCTGGAGAAATGGCCTGTTGGTCTGATCCAGCACCTTCTACCTCGACACTTGCAGATTATTTACGATATCAATctgttcttcctccagaaggtcgagaaggcATTCCCCAATGATCGAGATATCTTGAGAAGAGTGTCCATCATCGAGGAATCTCAAACAAAGATGGTACGCATGGCGTACCTGGCTATTGTTGGATCACACAAAGTCAACGGTGTTGCTGAATTGCACTCGGATCTCATCAAAACCACTATCTTCAAGGATTTTGTCGAGATCTACGGCCCTGACAAGTTTACCAACGTGACCAACGGCATCACCCCTCGCCGCTGGCTCCACCAGGCCAACCCTCGCCTTTCGGAGCTCATTGCTTCTAAGGTTGGGGGTAATGGCTTCCTCAAAGACCTCACCACTCTAAATCAGCTCGAGAAGTATGCTGATGACAAGGAATTCCGTAAGGAATGGTCCGAGATCAAGTATGCCAACAAAGTCCGACTCGCTAAGCTCATTAAGTCGGCCGTGGGTGTCACTGTGAACCCTGCGGCATTGTTTGATgttcaagtcaagagaaTCCACGAGTACAAGCGACAGCAGCTCAATATCTTCGGCGTCATTCATAGATATCTCCACCTCAAGTCACTGTCCCCTGAGGAGCGTAAGAAGGTCGTTCCACGtgtctccatctttggaGGCAAGGCCGCCCCCGGCTACTGGATGGCGAAGCAGATTATTCATCTGGTCAACGCTGTTGGCTCTGTGGTGAATAATGACGAGGACATTGGAGATCTCCTCAAGGTTATCTTCTTGCCTGACTACAACGTCAGCAAAGCTGAGATTATCACCCCTGCATCGGACCTTAGCGAGCACATTTCTACTGCAGGCACCGA GGCATCTGGTACCAGCAACATGAAATTTGTTCTGAATGGtggtctcatcatcggcacTTGCGATGGTGCCAAT ATCGAAATTACTCGCGAGATTGGCGAGAACAacatcttcttgtttggcAATCTCgctgaagatgtcgaagatctCCGACACAGTCACCAGTACGGCTCTCATGAGATTGACCCTGACTTGCAGAAAGTGTTTaccgagattgagaagggcACCTTTGGCTCGGTCCATGACTTTAGCGCCCTGGTCGCCGCTGTCCGTGATCACGGTGACTACTACTTGGTGTCTGACGACTTTCACAGCTACAACGAGACTCACAAGCTGGTGGATGAGGCGTATCAGAACCAGGAGGAATGGATCAAGAAGTCAATTACCTCTGTTTCTCGCATGGGATTTTTCAGCAGCGACCGCTGCATTGACGAGTATGCTGAGAGCATCTGGAACGCAGAGCCTCTTGTCGTCCATGATTAG
- a CDS encoding starch phosphorylase — MASEQQRLPTRERRPSTSAPIVDIQGAVGPAGISRPKHTRTATGFGPSEIKSFEASIPEPQREAWKRNQSSGFTGKDGFEKEVVRHVETTLARSVFNCDEHAAYSATSLAFRDRLILDWNRTQQRQTYRDSKRVYYFSLEFLMGRALDNAMLNVGQKDTAKAGLAELGFRIEDIITQENDAALGNGGLGRLAACFLDSLASLNYPAWGYGLRYRYGIFKQEIVDGYQVEVPDYWLDFNPWEFPRHDVTVDIQFFGNVRKTTDENGKSVALWEGGEIVQAVAYDVPIPGYDTPTTNNLRLWSSKASGGEFDFQKFNNGDYESSVADQQRAETISAVLYPNDNLERGKELRLKQQYFWVAASLYDIVRRFKKSNRPWKEFPDQVAIQLNDTHPTLAIVELQRILIDIEHLEWDLAWEIVVNTFGYTNHTVLPEALEKWPVGLIQHLLPRHLQIIYDINLFFLQKVEKAFPNDRDILRRVSIIEESQTKMVRMAYLAIVGSHKVNGVAELHSDLIKTTIFKDFVEIYGPDKFTNVTNGITPRRWLHQANPRLSELIASKVGGNGFLKDLTTLNQLEKYADDKEFRKEWSEIKYANKVRLAKLIKSAVGVTVNPAALFDVQVKRIHEYKRQQLNIFGVIHRYLHLKSLSPEERKKVVPRVSIFGGKAAPGYWMAKQIIHLVNAVGSVVNNDEDIGDLLKVIFLPDYNVSKAEIITPASDLSEHISTAGTEASGTSNMKFVLNGGLIIGTCDGANIEITREIGENNIFLFGNLAEDVEDLRHSHQYGSHEIDPDLQKVFTEIEKGTFGSVHDFSALVAAVRDHGDYYLVSDDFHSYNETHKLVDEAYQNQEEWIKKSITSVSRMGFFSSDRCIDEYAESIWNAEPLVVHD; from the exons ATGGCGTCTGAACAGCAACGTTTGCCCACCCGTGAGAGGCgcccctccacctccgccCCGATTGTAGACATTCAGGGTGCAGTCGGCCCCGCAGGCATCTCCCGCCCAAAACACACCCGAACTGCCACTGGTTTCGGTCCCAGTGAGATCAAGAGCTTTGAAG cctcgatTCCCGAACCTCAGCGTGAAGCATGGAAGCGCAACCAGTCTAGTGGCTTTACTGGCAAAGACGGCTTCGAGAAAGAGGTTGTCCGCCACGTCGAGACCACTCTTGCCCGCTCTGTCTTCAACTGCGATGAACATGCTGCCTACTCTGCTACCAGTCTGGCTTTCCGTGATCGCCTGATCCTTGATTGGAACAGAACTCAACAGAGACAGACTTATCGCGACTCCAAGCGCGTGTACTACTTCAGTCTCGAGTTCTTGATGGGCCGTGCTCTTGACAATGCTATGCTCAACGTGGGTCAGAAGGATACTGCAAAGG CCGGtcttgctgagcttggcTTCCGAATCGAGGACATCATCACACAAGAGAATGATGCTGCGCTGGGTAACGGCGGTCTTGGCCGACTCGCAGCCTGTTTCCTCGACAGTCTGGCCTCCCTCAACTACCCCGCTTGGGGTTACGGTCTCCGATATCGATATGGCATTTTCAAGCAGGAAATTGTCGACGGATACCAAGTCGAGGTGCCTGATTACTGGCTTGACTTCAACCCCTGGGAGTTCCCACGACACGACGTGACTGTTGAT ATTCAATTCTTTGGAAATGTTAGAAAGACCactgatgagaatggcaagtCCGTTGCTCTTTGGGAGGGTGGTGAGATCGTTCAGGCCGTTGCCTACGATGTTCCCATCCCCGGCTACGACACACCCACAACAAACAATTTGAGACTGTGGTCCAGCAAAGCTTCTGGAGGAGAGTTTGACTTCCAGAAGTTCAACAATGGTGATTACGAGAGTTCAGTTGCCGATCAACAACGAGCTGAGACCATCAGCGCTGTTTTGTACCCCAACGACAATTTGGAGCGTGGAAAAGAACTTCGGCTGAAGCAGCAGTACTTTTGGGTTGCTGCCTCGTTGTACGATATCGTTCGCCGTTTCAAAAAGTCTAACCGCCCTTGGAAGGAGTTTCCCGATCAGGTGGCTATCCAGCTCAACGATACCCACCCTACATTGGCCATCGTGGAGTTGCAGCGAATTCTCATTGACATTGAGCACCTTGAATGGGACCTGGCATGGGAAATTGTCGTGAACACC TTTGGCTACACCAATCATACTGTGCTGCCCGAAGCCCTGGAGAAATGGCCTGTTGGTCTGATCCAGCACCTTCTACCTCGACACTTGCAGATTATTTACGATATCAATctgttcttcctccagaaggtcgagaaggcATTCCCCAATGATCGAGATATCTTGAGAAGAGTGTCCATCATCGAGGAATCTCAAACAAAGATGGTACGCATGGCGTACCTGGCTATTGTTGGATCACACAAAGTCAACGGTGTTGCTGAATTGCACTCGGATCTCATCAAAACCACTATCTTCAAGGATTTTGTCGAGATCTACGGCCCTGACAAGTTTACCAACGTGACCAACGGCATCACCCCTCGCCGCTGGCTCCACCAGGCCAACCCTCGCCTTTCGGAGCTCATTGCTTCTAAGGTTGGGGGTAATGGCTTCCTCAAAGACCTCACCACTCTAAATCAGCTCGAGAAGTATGCTGATGACAAGGAATTCCGTAAGGAATGGTCCGAGATCAAGTATGCCAACAAAGTCCGACTCGCTAAGCTCATTAAGTCGGCCGTGGGTGTCACTGTGAACCCTGCGGCATTGTTTGATgttcaagtcaagagaaTCCACGAGTACAAGCGACAGCAGCTCAATATCTTCGGCGTCATTCATAGATATCTCCACCTCAAGTCACTGTCCCCTGAGGAGCGTAAGAAGGTCGTTCCACGtgtctccatctttggaGGCAAGGCCGCCCCCGGCTACTGGATGGCGAAGCAGATTATTCATCTGGTCAACGCTGTTGGCTCTGTGGTGAATAATGACGAGGACATTGGAGATCTCCTCAAGGTTATCTTCTTGCCTGACTACAACGTCAGCAAAGCTGAGATTATCACCCCTGCATCGGACCTTAGCGAGCACATTTCTACTGCAGGCACCGA GGCATCTGGTACCAGCAACATGAAATTTGTTCTGAATGGtggtctcatcatcggcacTTGCGATGGTGCCAAT ATCGAAATTACTCGCGAGATTGGCGAGAACAacatcttcttgtttggcAATCTCgctgaagatgtcgaagatctCCGACACAGTCACCAGTACGGCTCTCATGAGATTGACCCTGACTTGCAGAAAGTGTTTaccgagattgagaagggcACCTTTGGCTCGGTCCATGACTTTAGCGCCCTGGTCGCCGCTGTCCGTGATCACGGTGACTACTACTTGGTGTCTGACGACTTTCACAGCTACAACGAGACTCACAAGCTGGTGGATGAGGCGTATCAGAACCAGGAGGAATGGATCAAGAAGTCAATTACCTCTGTTTCTCGCATGGGATTTTTCAGCAGCGACCGCTGCATTGACGAGTATGCTGAGAGCATCTGGAACGCAGAGCCTCTTGTCGTCCATGATTAG
- a CDS encoding CMGC/MAPK/P38 protein kinase, whose amino-acid sequence MAEFVRAQIFGTTFEITSRYSDLQPVGMGAFGLVCSARDQLTNQNVAVKKIMKPFSTPVLAKRTYRELKLLKHLKHENVISLSDIFISPLEDIYFVTELLGTDLHRLLTSRPLEKQFIQYFLYQIMRGLKYVHSAGVVHRDLKPSNILVNENCDLKICDFGLARIQDPQMTGYVSTRYYRAPEIMLTWQKYDVEVDIWSAGCIFAEMLEGKPLFPGKDHVNQFSIITELLGTPPDDVINTIASENTLRFVKSLPKRERQPLRNKFKNADDSAIDLLERMLVFDPKKRITATEALSHDYLSPYHDPTDEPVAEEKFDWSFNDADLPVDTWKIMMYSEILDYHNVEAGVTNMEEQFNGQ is encoded by the exons ATGGCTGAGTTCGTACGCGCCCAGATCTTTGGCACCACATTCGAGATCACCTCTAG ATACTCCGATCTCCAGCCTGTTGGCATGGGAGCTTTTGGCCTCGTTTG CTCTGCCCGGGATCAACTTACCAACCAAAATGTCgcggtcaagaagatcatgaagccTTTCAGCACACCTGTGCTCGCAAAGCGCACATACCgtgagctcaagctgctcaagcACCTCAAGCACGAAAAC GTCATTTCTCTTAGCGACATCTTTATTTCTCCTCTGGAAGATAT CTATTTTGTCACAGAGCTCCTCGGTACCGATCTTCACCGGTTATTGACATCGCGCCCGCTCGAGAAGCAGTTCATCCAGTACTTCCTCTACCAGATTATG CGAGGTCTGAAGTACGTGCATTCGGCCGGCGTTGTCCACCGCGATCTCAAACCCAGCAATATCCTCGTCAACGAAAACTGTGATCTCAAGATTTGCGACTTTGGTCTTGCACGAATCCAGGACCCTCAGATGACTGGTTATGTATCCACACGATACTACCGAGCCCCCGAAATCATGCTCACCTGGCAAAAATACGACGTCGAGGTTGATATTTGGAGTGCCGGTTGCATCTTTGCTGAGATGCTTGAAGGCAAACCTTTGTTCCCTGGAAAAGATCACGTCAACCAATTCTCTATCATCACTGAGCTACTCGGCACCCCTCCTGATGATGTTATCAATACCATCGCCAGCGAGAAC ACACTGCGGTTTGTGAAGTCGCTGCCCAAACGTGAGCGACAGCCTCTTCGtaacaagttcaagaatgCCGACGATTCGG CTATCGATCTGCTCGAGCGCATGCTTGTCTTCGACCCTAAGAAGCGAATAACTGCCACAGAGGCCCTCTCCCACGACTATCTTTCTCCCTACCACGACCCCACAGACGAGCCTGTGGCAGAGGAGAAGTTTGACTGGAGCTTCAACGACGCCGATCTGCCCGTTGATACTTGGAAGATCATGAT GTACTCAGAAATTCTCGATTACCATAACGTGGAAGCTGGAGTTACTAACATGGAGGAGCAATTCAACGGACAATAA
- a CDS encoding CMGC/MAPK/P38 protein kinase encodes MKPFSTPVLAKRTYRELKLLKHLKHENVISLSDIFISPLEDIYFVTELLGTDLHRLLTSRPLEKQFIQYFLYQIMRGLKYVHSAGVVHRDLKPSNILVNENCDLKICDFGLARIQDPQMTGYVSTRYYRAPEIMLTWQKYDVEVDIWSAGCIFAEMLEGKPLFPGKDHVNQFSIITELLGTPPDDVINTIASENTLRFVKSLPKRERQPLRNKFKNADDSAIDLLERMLVFDPKKRITATEALSHDYLSPYHDPTDEPVAEEKFDWSFNDADLPVDTWKIMMYSEILDYHNVEAGVTNMEEQFNGQ; translated from the exons atgaagccTTTCAGCACACCTGTGCTCGCAAAGCGCACATACCgtgagctcaagctgctcaagcACCTCAAGCACGAAAAC GTCATTTCTCTTAGCGACATCTTTATTTCTCCTCTGGAAGATAT CTATTTTGTCACAGAGCTCCTCGGTACCGATCTTCACCGGTTATTGACATCGCGCCCGCTCGAGAAGCAGTTCATCCAGTACTTCCTCTACCAGATTATG CGAGGTCTGAAGTACGTGCATTCGGCCGGCGTTGTCCACCGCGATCTCAAACCCAGCAATATCCTCGTCAACGAAAACTGTGATCTCAAGATTTGCGACTTTGGTCTTGCACGAATCCAGGACCCTCAGATGACTGGTTATGTATCCACACGATACTACCGAGCCCCCGAAATCATGCTCACCTGGCAAAAATACGACGTCGAGGTTGATATTTGGAGTGCCGGTTGCATCTTTGCTGAGATGCTTGAAGGCAAACCTTTGTTCCCTGGAAAAGATCACGTCAACCAATTCTCTATCATCACTGAGCTACTCGGCACCCCTCCTGATGATGTTATCAATACCATCGCCAGCGAGAAC ACACTGCGGTTTGTGAAGTCGCTGCCCAAACGTGAGCGACAGCCTCTTCGtaacaagttcaagaatgCCGACGATTCGG CTATCGATCTGCTCGAGCGCATGCTTGTCTTCGACCCTAAGAAGCGAATAACTGCCACAGAGGCCCTCTCCCACGACTATCTTTCTCCCTACCACGACCCCACAGACGAGCCTGTGGCAGAGGAGAAGTTTGACTGGAGCTTCAACGACGCCGATCTGCCCGTTGATACTTGGAAGATCATGAT GTACTCAGAAATTCTCGATTACCATAACGTGGAAGCTGGAGTTACTAACATGGAGGAGCAATTCAACGGACAATAA